Proteins encoded in a region of the Oncorhynchus clarkii lewisi isolate Uvic-CL-2024 unplaced genomic scaffold, UVic_Ocla_1.0 unplaced_contig_11123_pilon_pilon, whole genome shotgun sequence genome:
- the LOC139399203 gene encoding uncharacterized protein — protein MVHIESSEPHPTADATTPHCRSHCRRHRTPLQTPPHPTADPTAPHCTTLQTPPHPTADATAPHCRHHCRPHCTTLQTPPHPTADATAPHCRRHCRPHRTPLQTPPQTPLQTPLHNTAPHPTADATAPHRTPLQMPPHPTAPHCRRHRTPPHPTADATAPTADATADATTPHRTPLQMPPHPTAPTADATADSTTPHRTHCRRHCRCHHTPPHPTADATADATTPHRTPLQTPLQTPPHPTAPHCRRHCRRHCRRHRTPLQTPTHPTADATAPHRTTLQTPPQTPPHPTADATADATAPIVNTLFLKAV, from the coding sequence ATGGTCCATATTGAGTCATCTGAACCGCACCCCACTGCAGACGCCACCACACCCCACTGCAGAAGCCACTGCAGACGCCACCGCACCCCACTGCAGACGCCACCGCACCCCACTGCAGACCCCACTGCACCCCACTGCACCACACTGCAGACGCCACCGCACCCCACTGCAGACGCCACCGCACCCCACTGCAGACACCATTGCAGACCCCACTGCACCACACTGCAGACGCCACCGCACCCCACTGCAGACGCCACCGCACCCCACTGCAGACGCCACTGCAGACCCCACCGCACCCCACTGCAGACGCCACCACAGACGCCACTGCAGACGCCACTGCACAACACCGCACCGCACCCCACTGCAGATGCCACCGCACCCCACCGCACCCCACTGCAGATGCCACCGCACCCCACCGCACCCCACTGCAGACGCCACCGCACCCCACCGCACCCCACTGCAGACGCCACCGCACCCACTGCAGACGCCACTGCAGACGCCACCACACCCCACCGCACCCCACTGCAGATGCCACCGCACCCCACCGCACCCACTGCAGACGCCACTGCAGACTCCACCACACCCCACCGCACCCACTGCAGACGCCACTGCAGATGCCACCACACCCCACCGCACCCCACTGCAGACGCCACTGCAGATGCCACCACACCCCACCGCACCCCACTGCAGACGCCACTGCAGACGCCACCGCACCCCACCGCACCCCACTGCAGACGCCACTGCAGACGCCACTGCAGACGCCACCGCACCCCACTGCAGACGCCAACGCACCCCACTGCAGACGCCACCGCACCCCACCGCACCACACTGCAGACCCCACCGCAGACCCCACCGCACCCCACTGCAGACGCCACTGCAGACGCCACCGCACCAATAGTCAACACACTCTTTCTGAAGGCTGTGTAG